One part of the Hyalangium ruber genome encodes these proteins:
- a CDS encoding ABC transporter ATP-binding protein, which translates to MLGTVFLALGSGMGLLYPQAMRFIIDEALGERNRDLIDRAALVMLAILAVQAIAVALRYYLFTTAGERVVTRLRQDLFASLMSQEVGFFDERKTGELTNRLASDTTVLQNTVSANISMVLRNGAQALGGIAMLFYTSPVLTLVMLAVVPPVAVGAVAYGRRVRKLSKEVQDALAASNEVAEESLSGVRTVRAFAAEKQEVQRYRGAVGKAFELARGRIRQSATFMGVASFSGFTAAAAVLWYGGRLVVDGALTVGGLTSFLVYSLFVAFALGALTELWADFMRASGAAERVFELMDRKPSIPITGGERPAAIQGRVELRDVRFSYPARSDVQVLQGIDLTIQPGEVVAIVGPSGAGKSTIASMLTRLYDPQGGQVVLDGKDLKALDPEWLRQQIGIVAQEPLLFSSSIADNIRYGRAGASDAEVEAAARAANAHDFVSRFPEGYKTLVGERGVQLSGGQKQRVAIARAMLKDPRLLILDEATSALDAESEHLVQEALERLMKGRTTLIIAHRLSTVIGADRVMVLEGGRVVQSGSHSALMGQEGLYRRLVERQFVAA; encoded by the coding sequence ATGCTCGGCACCGTCTTCCTCGCTCTGGGCAGCGGCATGGGGCTGCTGTACCCCCAGGCCATGCGCTTCATCATCGACGAGGCGCTGGGCGAGCGGAACCGAGACCTGATCGACCGGGCCGCGCTGGTGATGCTGGCCATCCTGGCTGTGCAGGCGATCGCGGTGGCGCTGCGCTACTACCTGTTCACCACGGCGGGAGAGCGCGTGGTGACGCGGCTGCGACAGGACCTGTTCGCCAGCCTCATGTCCCAGGAGGTAGGCTTCTTCGATGAGCGCAAGACGGGCGAGCTCACGAACCGCCTGGCCTCGGACACCACGGTGCTGCAGAACACGGTGAGCGCCAACATCTCCATGGTGCTGCGCAACGGGGCGCAGGCGTTGGGCGGCATCGCGATGCTCTTCTACACGTCGCCGGTGCTGACGCTGGTGATGCTGGCGGTGGTGCCGCCGGTGGCGGTGGGTGCGGTGGCCTACGGGCGGCGGGTGCGCAAGCTCTCCAAGGAGGTGCAGGACGCACTGGCCGCCTCCAACGAGGTGGCGGAGGAGAGCCTGTCGGGCGTGCGCACCGTGCGCGCGTTCGCGGCGGAGAAGCAGGAGGTACAGCGCTACCGGGGGGCGGTAGGCAAGGCATTCGAGCTGGCGCGGGGACGCATCCGCCAGTCGGCCACCTTCATGGGCGTGGCCTCCTTCTCGGGCTTCACGGCGGCGGCGGCGGTGCTCTGGTACGGCGGGCGGCTGGTGGTGGATGGGGCGCTGACGGTGGGCGGACTGACCTCCTTCCTCGTGTACTCGCTGTTCGTGGCCTTCGCGCTGGGAGCGTTGACGGAGCTGTGGGCGGACTTCATGCGCGCCTCGGGGGCTGCGGAGCGCGTGTTCGAGCTGATGGACCGCAAGCCTTCCATCCCCATCACCGGGGGAGAGCGCCCGGCGGCCATCCAGGGTCGGGTGGAGCTGCGAGACGTGCGTTTCTCGTATCCGGCGCGCTCGGACGTGCAGGTGCTGCAGGGCATCGATCTGACGATTCAGCCGGGCGAGGTGGTGGCCATCGTCGGTCCCTCGGGCGCGGGTAAGTCGACGATCGCGAGCATGCTGACGCGGCTCTACGATCCGCAGGGTGGCCAGGTGGTGCTGGACGGCAAGGACTTGAAGGCGCTGGATCCGGAGTGGTTGCGCCAGCAGATCGGCATCGTGGCGCAGGAGCCGCTGCTGTTCTCCTCATCCATCGCGGACAACATCCGCTACGGGCGGGCGGGGGCGAGCGACGCGGAGGTGGAGGCGGCGGCGCGAGCAGCCAACGCGCACGACTTCGTCTCGCGGTTCCCAGAGGGCTACAAGACGCTGGTGGGCGAACGGGGCGTGCAACTGTCGGGTGGGCAGAAGCAGCGCGTGGCGATTGCCCGGGCGATGCTGAAGGACCCGCGCCTGCTCATCCTGGACGAGGCCACCAGCGCGCTGGACGCGGAGAGCGAGCACCTGGTGCAGGAGGCGCTGGAGCGGCTGATGAAGGGCCGCACCACGCTGATCATCGCTCACCGGCTCTCCACGGTGATTGGAGCCGACCGGGTAATGGTGCTCGAGGGCGGCCGCGTGGTGCAGAGCGGCAGCCACTCCGCGCTCATGGGGCAGGAGGGCCTCTACCGCCGCTTGGTGGAGCGGCAGTTCGTGGCCGCCTGA
- a CDS encoding CTP synthase, with translation MRSKKTKYIFVTGGVVSSLGKGLASASIGALLENRGLNITLIKLDPYINVDPGTMSPFQHGEVYVTEDGGETDMDLGHYERFTNAHMSRMNNFTSGRIYHSVIMKERRGEYLGKTVQVIPHVTDEIKATIRQAAQDVDVVIVEIGGTVGDIESLPFLEAIRQMRYDVGSANAIYIHLTLLPYIGAAGEVKTKPTQHSVMKLREIGIQPDFLLCRTDREISRELKDKIAMFCNVDTGNVFTSPDVKSIYELPLELHRQGLDERLAEVLNIWSRAPHLERWDNIIRKVYEPARGEVKVGIVGKYVDLKESYKSLNEALLHGGIANDARVNLIFVDSQDVEAQGPEKLLAGVDAILVPGGFGVRGTEGKIAAVRHAREKKIPFFGICLGLQMAVVEFSRDVLGLKEANSLEFNEHTPHPVVTLMESQVKVQDKGGTMRLGSYACALLPGSLAHKLYGQDTVQERHRHRYEVNNAYRGRLQEAGLVISGHNPELNLVEMIELKDHPFFIGCQAHPEFKSKPFAPHPLFSGFIKAALTQRDATRGASQVQA, from the coding sequence ATGCGCTCGAAGAAGACCAAGTACATCTTCGTGACCGGCGGTGTGGTCAGCTCCCTGGGCAAGGGGCTGGCCTCCGCCTCCATCGGCGCCCTGCTGGAGAACCGCGGGCTCAACATCACCCTCATCAAGCTGGACCCGTACATCAACGTGGATCCCGGCACGATGAGCCCCTTCCAGCACGGCGAGGTCTACGTCACCGAGGACGGCGGCGAGACCGACATGGACCTGGGCCACTACGAGCGCTTCACCAACGCTCACATGAGCCGGATGAACAACTTCACCTCCGGCCGCATCTACCACTCCGTCATCATGAAGGAGCGGCGGGGCGAGTACCTCGGCAAGACGGTGCAGGTCATCCCGCACGTCACCGACGAAATCAAAGCCACCATCCGCCAGGCCGCCCAGGACGTGGACGTCGTCATCGTGGAGATCGGCGGCACGGTGGGTGACATCGAGTCGCTGCCCTTCCTCGAGGCCATCCGCCAGATGCGCTACGACGTGGGCAGCGCGAACGCCATCTACATCCACCTCACGCTGCTGCCCTACATCGGCGCGGCTGGCGAGGTGAAGACCAAGCCCACCCAGCACTCGGTGATGAAGCTGCGGGAGATCGGCATCCAGCCCGACTTCCTGCTGTGCCGCACCGACCGGGAAATCTCCCGCGAGCTCAAGGACAAGATCGCCATGTTCTGCAACGTGGACACGGGCAACGTGTTCACCTCGCCGGACGTAAAGAGCATCTACGAGCTGCCGCTGGAGCTGCACCGCCAGGGGCTCGACGAGCGGCTGGCCGAGGTGCTCAACATCTGGAGCCGCGCCCCGCACCTCGAGCGCTGGGACAACATCATCCGCAAGGTGTACGAGCCCGCCCGCGGAGAGGTGAAGGTGGGCATCGTCGGCAAGTACGTGGACCTCAAGGAGAGCTACAAGAGCCTCAACGAGGCGCTGCTCCACGGCGGTATCGCCAACGACGCGCGGGTAAACCTCATCTTCGTGGACTCGCAGGACGTGGAGGCCCAGGGGCCCGAGAAGCTGCTGGCCGGCGTGGACGCCATCCTGGTGCCGGGCGGCTTCGGCGTGCGCGGCACGGAAGGAAAGATCGCCGCCGTGCGCCACGCCCGCGAGAAGAAGATCCCCTTCTTCGGCATCTGCCTGGGCCTGCAGATGGCGGTGGTCGAGTTCAGCCGCGACGTGCTGGGGCTCAAGGAGGCCAACTCCCTGGAGTTCAACGAGCACACCCCGCACCCGGTGGTGACGCTGATGGAGAGCCAGGTGAAGGTGCAGGACAAGGGCGGCACCATGCGCCTGGGCAGCTATGCCTGTGCCCTGCTGCCCGGCTCCCTGGCCCACAAGCTCTACGGGCAGGACACCGTCCAGGAGCGCCACCGCCACCGCTACGAGGTGAACAACGCCTACCGCGGCCGGCTCCAGGAGGCCGGGCTCGTCATCTCCGGCCACAACCCCGAGCTCAATCTGGTGGAGATGATCGAGCTCAAGGATCACCCCTTCTTCATCGGCTGCCAGGCTCACCCCGAGTTCAAGAGCAAGCCGTTCGCTCCCCATCCCCTCTTCTCCGGCTTCATCAAGGCGGCGCTCACCCAGCGTGACGCCACCCGTGGAGCCTCGCAGGTGCAGGCATGA
- the kdsA gene encoding 3-deoxy-8-phosphooctulonate synthase produces the protein MITLAGHSVGQGQKLFVIAGPDVIESEELALRHAHLLKGITQRLGVPYAFKCSYDKANRTSGKSFRGPGLKEGLRVLRRIREEVGVPILTDVHESSHVGPAAEVVDIIQIPAFLCRQTDLVEAVARSGKGVNLKKGQFVAPKDIVHSARKAMEVGNPNVLVTERGASFGYNNLVVDMRGFLQMREAGLAVCFDATHSVQLPSAGNGETAGERKFVSLLARAAAAAGIDALFTEVHEDPDRALCDGPCSLNPQMFEDVVRSVLAIRRALGHEPA, from the coding sequence ATGATCACCCTCGCCGGCCACTCCGTGGGCCAGGGCCAGAAGCTGTTCGTCATCGCGGGACCGGACGTCATCGAGTCCGAGGAGCTGGCGCTGCGCCACGCCCACCTGCTCAAGGGCATTACCCAGCGGCTGGGCGTGCCGTATGCCTTCAAGTGCTCCTACGACAAGGCCAACCGCACCAGCGGCAAGTCCTTCCGCGGCCCCGGCCTGAAGGAAGGCCTGCGCGTGCTGCGCCGCATCCGCGAGGAGGTGGGCGTGCCCATCCTCACGGACGTCCACGAAAGCTCCCACGTGGGCCCCGCCGCCGAGGTGGTGGACATCATCCAGATTCCCGCCTTCCTGTGCCGGCAGACGGACCTGGTGGAGGCCGTGGCCCGCTCGGGCAAGGGCGTCAACCTCAAGAAGGGCCAGTTCGTCGCCCCCAAGGACATCGTCCACTCGGCGCGCAAGGCCATGGAGGTGGGCAACCCCAACGTGCTCGTCACCGAGCGCGGTGCCTCCTTCGGCTACAACAACCTCGTGGTGGACATGCGCGGCTTCCTCCAGATGCGCGAGGCGGGCCTGGCCGTGTGCTTCGACGCCACCCACTCGGTGCAGCTGCCCTCCGCCGGCAACGGCGAGACGGCCGGTGAGCGCAAGTTCGTCTCACTGCTGGCCCGCGCCGCCGCGGCCGCCGGCATCGACGCGCTCTTCACGGAAGTCCACGAGGACCCGGATCGTGCCCTGTGTGACGGTCCGTGCTCTCTCAATCCCCAGATGTTCGAGGACGTGGTACGAAGTGTGCTGGCCATCCGCCGCGCGCTGGGCCACGAGCCCGCGTAG
- a CDS encoding KdsC family phosphatase, whose amino-acid sequence MTETLPKPSKEELVARAARVRLLVFDVDGVLTDGGLYYGPSGEAMKRFDVKDGHALVMARLAGLPAAVLTARSSSIVDVRGRELGLAAILQGKKEKGPALDELLTQFSIPAESCAYMGDDLNDLGPMSRVGLSACPADAVPEVRHEAHFVAQSRGGQGAARELVELCLKASGRWEDVVGLMRRSDTQSILKG is encoded by the coding sequence ATGACGGAGACACTTCCCAAGCCGAGCAAGGAAGAGCTGGTGGCCCGCGCGGCACGCGTGCGCCTGCTCGTGTTCGACGTGGACGGAGTGCTCACCGACGGCGGCCTCTATTACGGCCCCAGCGGCGAGGCCATGAAGCGCTTCGATGTAAAGGACGGCCACGCCCTGGTGATGGCCCGCCTGGCGGGCTTGCCGGCCGCCGTGCTCACGGCGCGCAGCTCGTCCATCGTCGATGTCCGTGGGCGCGAGCTGGGACTGGCCGCTATCCTCCAGGGAAAGAAGGAAAAAGGGCCTGCCCTGGACGAACTGCTCACCCAGTTCTCCATACCCGCTGAGTCCTGTGCTTATATGGGGGACGACCTGAACGACCTGGGTCCTATGTCACGGGTAGGATTGTCCGCATGTCCCGCGGATGCTGTACCGGAGGTCCGGCACGAGGCCCATTTCGTGGCTCAGAGCCGGGGCGGCCAGGGAGCCGCCAGGGAATTGGTGGAGCTGTGCTTGAAGGCCAGTGGTCGTTGGGAAGACGTGGTAGGTTTGATGAGACGCTCTGACACTCAGAGCATTCTCAAGGGTTGA
- a CDS encoding response regulator, which yields MSTGSGQPKEELLPSGSTDNLYTTHDISRLLQVDPSTVSKWIDRGILMAFRTPGGHRRVRSADLRSFLIAHQMPVPDELGSGTVKLLVVDDERPVLDAIKRAFKPYTAQVELQTTSSGVEALLLVSEQKPHGMLIDLNMPDIDGLEVCRRIRARKQMESVRLITMTSNHSPEVVEQSKQAGAIACLAKPLDVQQVLELFRIPLALGTKK from the coding sequence ATGAGCACCGGATCTGGGCAGCCTAAGGAAGAGTTGTTGCCGTCGGGGTCGACGGACAACCTGTACACCACCCACGACATCAGCCGTCTGCTGCAGGTGGACCCGTCGACCGTGAGCAAGTGGATCGACCGGGGCATCCTGATGGCCTTCCGCACTCCGGGCGGCCACCGGCGCGTGCGCTCGGCGGACCTGCGCTCCTTCCTCATCGCCCACCAGATGCCGGTGCCGGATGAGCTGGGCAGCGGCACGGTGAAGCTGCTGGTGGTGGACGACGAGCGCCCCGTGCTCGACGCCATCAAGCGCGCCTTCAAGCCCTACACGGCCCAGGTGGAGTTGCAGACCACCAGCAGCGGCGTGGAAGCGCTGCTGCTCGTGTCGGAGCAGAAGCCGCACGGCATGCTCATCGACTTGAACATGCCGGACATCGACGGTCTCGAGGTCTGCCGTCGCATCCGCGCGCGCAAGCAGATGGAGAGCGTTCGCCTCATCACCATGACCTCCAACCACTCGCCCGAGGTGGTGGAGCAGTCCAAGCAGGCCGGCGCCATCGCGTGCCTGGCCAAGCCCCTGGACGTGCAGCAGGTGCTGGAGCTGTTCCGCATCCCGCTGGCGCTCGGCACCAAGAAGTAG
- a CDS encoding Hsp20/alpha crystallin family protein — protein sequence MQTRWNPFELSNSAVVMRDFDQLFQELTGQATRQGREFAPATDIYETETGVTLQVDLPGHDAKAIEVKVEKGVLTLRSERKAEQGAKENARRLERGFGVYTRSFKLPDTVDATKVEARYENGVLTLAMPRKEESKPRVIEVKVQG from the coding sequence ATGCAGACGCGTTGGAATCCGTTCGAGCTGAGCAACAGTGCCGTGGTGATGCGGGATTTCGACCAGCTCTTCCAGGAGCTGACGGGCCAGGCCACGCGCCAGGGCCGCGAGTTCGCCCCCGCCACCGACATCTACGAGACCGAGACCGGCGTCACCCTGCAGGTGGACCTGCCGGGCCATGACGCGAAGGCCATCGAGGTGAAGGTGGAGAAGGGCGTGCTGACCCTCCGCTCCGAGCGCAAGGCGGAGCAGGGCGCCAAGGAGAACGCGCGCAGGCTGGAGCGCGGCTTCGGCGTCTACACCCGCTCCTTCAAGCTGCCGGACACCGTGGACGCCACCAAGGTGGAGGCGCGCTACGAGAACGGCGTGCTGACCCTGGCGATGCCGCGCAAGGAGGAGTCCAAGCCCCGCGTCATCGAGGTGAAGGTGCAGGGCTAG
- a CDS encoding CPXCG motif-containing cysteine-rich protein produces MQPFADEHVLSCPYCGEEVEVQVEGVGPSSERYVEDCPVCCRPWTVSVSREGEEVFVALGRDDD; encoded by the coding sequence ATGCAGCCGTTCGCGGATGAACACGTCCTGAGCTGCCCCTACTGCGGTGAGGAGGTGGAGGTGCAGGTGGAGGGCGTGGGGCCCTCCTCGGAGCGCTACGTGGAAGACTGCCCGGTGTGCTGCCGACCGTGGACGGTCTCCGTCTCGCGAGAGGGCGAGGAGGTCTTCGTCGCTCTGGGCCGGGATGACGATTGA
- a CDS encoding DUF309 domain-containing protein: MNSHFHECLAEGMARFNAGHWYEAHEVWEDAWREESGERRQLLQGLIQVAAGRLQREAGRDAGARTLFTRALERLERLPAYHEGVDVGALVHNVRQWREGDTRAPLVVAWSPG, encoded by the coding sequence ATGAATTCTCACTTCCACGAGTGCCTGGCCGAGGGGATGGCCCGGTTCAACGCCGGCCATTGGTACGAGGCCCACGAGGTGTGGGAGGACGCCTGGCGCGAGGAGTCCGGAGAGCGCCGGCAACTGCTACAGGGGCTGATTCAAGTGGCCGCAGGCCGGCTTCAGCGCGAGGCCGGGCGGGACGCGGGTGCTCGCACGCTCTTCACCCGAGCGCTCGAGCGCCTGGAGCGCCTGCCTGCCTACCATGAGGGAGTAGACGTGGGAGCGCTGGTACACAACGTGCGCCAATGGCGTGAGGGAGACACCCGCGCGCCCTTGGTGGTGGCCTGGAGCCCTGGGTAG
- a CDS encoding serine/threonine-protein kinase, whose protein sequence is MLKPAISRDTVSGEALFILSNLRENTRLGRSNKLADVKAALEPSVSLEFDSYFFFLRKYHYIAMDREAQLRLTDQGERVVVGELMDRFSAEVGEFFADQILGADESTQAVMGEDLGMMLPPPPPELTLDESEVLRPAAPPPLPPAVPLPPAKASRTGLPSVEPIIPPLPSVAPMSASRGDTPPPEPRRESLPFAAPLPTITPPVAASSSMPPPAASVASSVAAPKGADLDMRYQKFDPIGTGPLGTVFKGRFNALGLDISIKELKDIFGYFSFLQRGEVLKRLKKELCAQAQVRHPSIAQIIDQNVDSARPYFVVELLRGNLKERLEASGGKGVPVNVALRCFLQLAYGLRAAHAAGLTHHNLKPENVLFDACGNAKLGDFGLGRVIEVDATKGMPQLFMGTGGMVYMAPELINRAKEVGPAADVYGLGILLYEMLTGQIPGRRSPLPSEVNAEAPAGLDSIFDKMTQDKKEQRYPDLDAMLDDLYKAFPEREFLEKGDLVLSSEPAQG, encoded by the coding sequence ATGCTCAAGCCCGCCATCAGCCGCGATACCGTGAGTGGCGAGGCGCTGTTCATCCTCAGCAACCTGAGGGAGAACACGCGCCTGGGACGTTCGAACAAGCTGGCCGATGTGAAGGCCGCGCTCGAACCGTCCGTCTCACTCGAGTTCGACAGCTACTTCTTCTTCCTGCGCAAGTACCACTACATCGCCATGGACCGGGAGGCGCAGCTGCGGCTCACCGACCAGGGCGAGCGCGTCGTCGTCGGGGAGTTGATGGACCGCTTCTCCGCCGAGGTCGGCGAGTTCTTCGCCGATCAGATCCTCGGCGCGGACGAGTCCACCCAGGCCGTGATGGGAGAGGACCTGGGCATGATGCTGCCGCCCCCTCCGCCCGAGCTGACGCTGGACGAGTCGGAGGTGCTGCGGCCCGCCGCGCCGCCGCCGCTGCCTCCGGCGGTGCCGCTGCCTCCGGCCAAGGCGTCGCGCACGGGGCTGCCGTCGGTGGAGCCGATCATCCCGCCGCTGCCGTCCGTGGCTCCCATGAGCGCGTCTCGTGGGGATACGCCGCCGCCCGAGCCTCGGAGGGAGTCGCTGCCCTTCGCCGCTCCGCTGCCCACCATCACCCCGCCTGTCGCTGCTTCTTCCTCCATGCCTCCTCCCGCCGCCTCCGTCGCCTCGTCGGTCGCCGCTCCCAAGGGCGCCGACCTGGACATGCGCTACCAGAAGTTCGATCCCATCGGCACCGGACCGCTCGGCACCGTGTTCAAGGGGCGCTTCAACGCGCTCGGGCTGGACATCTCCATCAAGGAGCTGAAGGACATCTTCGGCTACTTCTCCTTCCTGCAGCGCGGTGAGGTGCTCAAGCGGCTGAAGAAGGAGCTGTGCGCGCAGGCGCAGGTGCGCCACCCGTCCATTGCGCAGATCATCGACCAGAACGTGGACTCGGCGCGGCCCTACTTCGTGGTGGAGCTGCTGCGCGGCAACCTCAAGGAGCGGTTGGAGGCCAGCGGTGGCAAGGGCGTGCCGGTGAACGTGGCGCTGCGCTGCTTCCTGCAGCTGGCGTACGGCCTGCGCGCGGCGCACGCAGCGGGGCTCACGCACCACAACCTCAAGCCGGAGAACGTGCTCTTCGACGCCTGCGGCAACGCCAAGCTGGGTGACTTCGGCCTGGGGCGCGTCATCGAGGTGGATGCGACCAAGGGCATGCCGCAGCTCTTCATGGGCACCGGCGGCATGGTCTACATGGCCCCGGAGCTGATCAACCGCGCCAAGGAAGTGGGCCCGGCGGCGGACGTGTACGGCCTGGGCATCCTGCTCTACGAGATGCTGACCGGGCAGATTCCGGGCCGGCGCTCGCCGCTGCCCTCGGAGGTGAACGCCGAGGCGCCCGCGGGGCTGGACTCCATCTTCGACAAGATGACGCAGGACAAGAAGGAGCAGCGCTACCCGGACCTCGACGCCATGCTGGACGACCTCTACAAGGCGTTCCCGGAGCGCGAGTTCCTCGAGAAGGGCGACCTGGTGCTCTCCTCGGAGCCGGCGCAGGGCTGA
- a CDS encoding response regulator, whose protein sequence is MSAAGPQSGAQLPSGVNPEGYRVLIVEDNPHIIEMYAYVLKKLASGELAGKVPLEVHFAPDGHHALILLHEQRFSLVMTDLYMPVMDGFALVERIREEEALRNIPIIAISAGGKEAQDRAMQLGVDIYLRKPVRFVEVLETVKQLLHIGK, encoded by the coding sequence TTGAGTGCGGCAGGACCTCAAAGCGGCGCGCAGCTCCCGTCGGGCGTCAATCCCGAGGGCTACCGTGTGCTCATCGTCGAGGACAACCCGCACATCATCGAGATGTACGCCTACGTCCTGAAGAAGCTGGCCAGCGGAGAGCTGGCGGGCAAGGTTCCCCTGGAGGTGCACTTCGCGCCGGACGGGCACCACGCGCTGATCCTCCTGCACGAGCAGCGCTTCAGCCTCGTCATGACGGACCTGTACATGCCGGTGATGGACGGGTTCGCCCTGGTGGAGCGCATCCGCGAGGAGGAGGCGCTGCGCAACATCCCCATCATCGCCATCTCCGCCGGAGGCAAGGAGGCGCAGGACCGGGCGATGCAACTGGGGGTGGACATCTACCTGCGCAAGCCGGTGCGCTTCGTGGAAGTGCTGGAGACGGTCAAGCAACTCCTGCACATCGGGAAGTAG
- a CDS encoding NAD(P)H-dependent oxidoreductase subunit E, with the protein MAEPLFTPEEQKKFDAGIAEIISHYPSDRKSAGMLPALRLLQDLKGWLPPDGMRLVAKHLEVTPERAYEVASFYVMYHLKKPGKYTIDVCTNLSCALWGAEKMLAYLEEKLGLTAGEANEKFTLRETECLASCGTAPCLQVNEEHHENLTKAKLDALLAKLT; encoded by the coding sequence ATGGCGGAGCCCCTGTTCACCCCTGAAGAGCAGAAGAAATTCGACGCGGGGATCGCGGAGATCATCTCCCACTACCCGTCAGACCGGAAAAGCGCCGGGATGCTGCCCGCGCTGCGGCTGCTGCAGGACTTGAAGGGCTGGCTGCCGCCCGACGGCATGCGCCTGGTGGCCAAGCACCTGGAAGTGACGCCCGAGCGCGCCTACGAGGTGGCCAGCTTCTATGTGATGTACCACCTGAAGAAGCCGGGCAAGTACACCATCGACGTGTGTACCAACCTCTCGTGCGCGCTGTGGGGCGCCGAGAAGATGCTCGCCTACCTGGAGGAGAAGCTGGGGCTGACGGCGGGCGAGGCCAACGAGAAGTTCACCCTGCGAGAGACCGAGTGCCTGGCCTCGTGCGGCACCGCGCCCTGCTTGCAGGTGAATGAAGAGCACCACGAGAACCTGACGAAGGCGAAGCTGGACGCGCTGCTCGCCAAGCTCACCTGA
- the nuoF gene encoding NADH-quinone oxidoreductase subunit NuoF: MASTTAFEPIISGAWGKPQSWTLDSYRKRGGYEALKKALEMAPAAIIDEVKKSNLRGRGGAGFPTGLKWSFVPKDSPKPKYLAVNADESEPGTFKDRYILELDPHMMLEGIAIAAYALGVHTCYVYIRGEFKFPAERCQAAIDEAYKAGIFGKTVLGKDFQLDCYVVRGAGAYICGEETALLESLEGKKGWPRLKPPFPAVVGLFGCPTVVNNVETLASVPHVFSRGSDWYAKLGTDKSGGTRLVCLSGTVKRPGVYEVDMFTTLSDLIFNPKYGQGMPEGRKVKAVIPGGSSAPVLGADELDVAMEFEALKVKQTMAGSGGVIVMDDSSCMVRCLWRVARFYAEESCGQCTPCREGTPWQTRLLRKIEEGRGEMSDLEMLSHVAASIAPYPPIGLGNTICALGDAAALPTHSFLMRFRAEFEAHIHEKRCPFGDKPWGAFGDWS, translated from the coding sequence ATGGCGTCTACCACGGCCTTTGAACCGATCATTTCCGGCGCCTGGGGCAAGCCCCAGTCCTGGACGTTGGACAGCTACCGCAAGCGTGGCGGGTACGAGGCGCTGAAGAAGGCGCTGGAGATGGCGCCCGCGGCGATCATCGACGAGGTGAAGAAGTCCAACCTGCGCGGTCGCGGCGGCGCGGGCTTCCCCACCGGCCTGAAGTGGAGCTTCGTCCCCAAGGACAGCCCCAAGCCGAAGTACCTCGCCGTCAACGCGGACGAGTCCGAGCCGGGCACCTTCAAGGACCGCTACATCCTCGAGCTCGACCCGCACATGATGCTGGAGGGCATCGCCATCGCGGCCTACGCGCTGGGCGTGCACACCTGCTACGTGTACATCCGCGGGGAGTTCAAGTTCCCGGCCGAGCGCTGCCAGGCCGCCATCGACGAGGCCTACAAGGCGGGCATCTTCGGCAAGACGGTGCTGGGCAAGGACTTCCAGCTCGACTGCTACGTGGTGCGCGGCGCGGGCGCGTACATCTGCGGCGAGGAGACGGCGCTGCTCGAGAGCCTGGAGGGCAAGAAGGGCTGGCCCCGGCTCAAGCCGCCGTTCCCCGCGGTGGTGGGCCTGTTCGGCTGCCCCACGGTGGTCAACAACGTGGAGACGCTGGCCAGCGTGCCGCACGTCTTCTCGCGCGGCTCGGACTGGTACGCCAAGCTGGGCACCGACAAGTCGGGCGGCACCCGCCTGGTGTGCCTGTCGGGCACGGTGAAGCGCCCCGGCGTGTACGAAGTCGACATGTTCACCACGCTGTCGGACCTCATCTTCAACCCCAAGTACGGCCAGGGCATGCCCGAGGGCCGCAAGGTGAAGGCCGTCATCCCCGGCGGCTCCTCGGCCCCGGTGCTGGGCGCGGACGAGCTCGACGTGGCGATGGAGTTCGAGGCGCTCAAGGTGAAGCAGACGATGGCCGGCTCCGGCGGCGTCATCGTCATGGACGACAGCTCCTGCATGGTGCGCTGCCTGTGGCGCGTGGCGCGCTTCTACGCCGAGGAGTCGTGCGGCCAGTGCACCCCGTGCCGCGAGGGCACGCCGTGGCAGACGCGCCTCTTGCGCAAGATCGAAGAGGGCCGCGGGGAGATGAGCGATCTGGAGATGCTCAGCCACGTGGCGGCCTCCATCGCGCCCTACCCTCCCATCGGCCTGGGCAACACCATCTGCGCGCTGGGTGACGCGGCGGCGCTGCCCACGCACTCGTTCCTCATGCGGTTCCGCGCCGAGTTCGAGGCGCACATCCACGAGAAGCGCTGCCCGTTCGGCGACAAGCCCTGGGGTGCGTTCGGAGACTGGTCTTGA